The Bartonella sp. HY328 genome contains the following window.
GAAGTTGTCAAGGGGGTAGATGGCCAACCACAAATAAAAACAGGTGCCATTATTTTTTCTAACAAAGGCGATTCCTACGCATCGCAATGTAAATTGTAAAGCGTGAAATATAAGGCGCAAAGCATTAAGTGCAAAGTGTAAAGCCTTATAAAAATGGCGATAGCTTGCACCAATAGCGGCTCAATCAGATTATAATAAGCCGCTATTTTAAAAATAAATCACAAAAACAAGACCATCATTAAAAACCAAGACTATCGGGACATAGCATTGGTTTTTGAAACAAGAATTGGCTTTATAAATGGGAGGCAAGATAAATGGGAGGTAAGAATGCTTTTGCTTTTTGAACAGCTCTTAAACGGCTTTCAATATGGAATAACGCTTTTTCTATTAGCTGCAGGGCTAACACTGATATTTGGTGTTATGGGGGTTATCAATCTTGCCCATGGCTCCATTTTCATGATTGGTGCTTATGCAGGAACTTGGACTTCCCTTACAACAGGATCATTCTTAATTGGAATAGTGGCCGCTCTTATTTGTGCGGCTATAGCAGGCGCACTCATAGAGTTTTGCGTTATTCGCCAATTATATAAGCGTAACCATCTCGATCAGGTTCTTGCAACCTTTGCCCTTATTCTCATCGCCAATCAGGGCATAACGCTCATTTTTGGCCGCCAACCGCTTAACGGCTTTATGCCTGAAATGCTTAATGGGACAATCGCCCTTTTACCCGGTTTCCATTATCCACTTTATCGCTTTATCGTCATATTAAGTGGCATTGCTGTGGTTATCGGACTTTATCTCCTTATGACCTATACACGCATCGGCATGCTCATTCGCGCTGGCTCCACAAACCGTAATATGGTCCGCGCCTTGGGCATTAATGTCAATATGCTTTATACTTTTGCCTTTGCTTTAGGCGCGCTACTAGCTGGTTTTGCTGGTTTTATTACCAGTCCGCTTGGCTCCGTTCAAGTTGGCATGGGCGAGCAAATCCTAATCACCACTTTTGTTGTTGTGGTGGTAGGTGGTCTTGGTTCGATCAAAGGCGCTTTTGTTGCAGCTATTATTGTTGGCTTGTTTGACACTTTATTACGATCCTATTTACCCGATTTTTTAAGGTTAATGATGGAGGGGCCAGACGCTGATGCATTAAGTTCGGGCCTATCATCCATGGGCATTTATATATTGATGGCTATTGTGCTTTTGCTTCGCCCTGCTGGGATACTTGGCAGCAAATCGTAAAATAGTTGGCAATTGCCACCAAGTCTTAAGCGTGCAGCAACCATGCCACAAAAAGCAGTCGAATAGATTTAAGTCAGGAACGCAATACCAATGGGCAATCATTCAACGCATAGCACAGAATTTGAAAACTCAGCAATAA
Protein-coding sequences here:
- a CDS encoding branched-chain amino acid ABC transporter permease translates to MLLLFEQLLNGFQYGITLFLLAAGLTLIFGVMGVINLAHGSIFMIGAYAGTWTSLTTGSFLIGIVAALICAAIAGALIEFCVIRQLYKRNHLDQVLATFALILIANQGITLIFGRQPLNGFMPEMLNGTIALLPGFHYPLYRFIVILSGIAVVIGLYLLMTYTRIGMLIRAGSTNRNMVRALGINVNMLYTFAFALGALLAGFAGFITSPLGSVQVGMGEQILITTFVVVVVGGLGSIKGAFVAAIIVGLFDTLLRSYLPDFLRLMMEGPDADALSSGLSSMGIYILMAIVLLLRPAGILGSKS